AGGCCCTGATCGCCGAGGCGCGCCGCATGGTGCCCGGCATGTACGGCCGCCCGTTCTGATGTGGCCTGTGGAAAGCCCGGCCAGTGTCGGACCCATCAGACAGACTGGCCCCATCCCCTTCGACCACGGAGCCCCCGATGACGAAGCTCAACAGTGAAGCCCGCCGCATCCTCGCGGACGCGGGCATCACCGTGCGCGACTGGATCGCCTACGGCGGGTGGCTCAAAGAGATGACCGACGAGGCCGGCGATCGCCAGTGGGTGCCCGAGACCGAGTGGCGCGGAGACGAGTGCGGCTGCAGCGACGACCGATGCATCGGCTTCCACCATGACGAGGGCGAGGAGTGCGGCTGCCTCCCGGTGCTCATCGAGAACCGCGCGAAGGACCGCGAGGCCTACGACATCTGGCAGGCCTACCGCACGGCTGTCGAGGCCAACGACGGCCGCGGCGACCAGGACGCCTACGACGCCGTCTGGAGCCGGGCGGAGACATGGGTGCGCCGCCACTACCCGCGCGCACTGACCTTCTCCCTAGACGCCGTGGTGAAGGGTGAGCGGGGCATCTCAGCCACCTACCCGCCGTTCCCGAACGGGTCGATCCCGGACTACGTCGGCGCCACGCCAGAGGGCGACGGCTACCGCCAGCAACTTTGGACCGAGGGCACTGACCCCAACGGACACATCAGCCACGAGCGCGCCCGCACCATGTTCCGCCAGGGCGAGGAGAACGGCAGTGCCAACTGAGGCGAACTACGTCGCCGGCCTCGCGCTGAGCTGGGCCCGGAACGACCCACTTGAGCAGTGGATCAACGCAGCGCCCCGGGGTGGCGCCACCCCGCTCGAGGAGACCATCAGCGAGTACCTGGGATCCCACAACCCCTTCGCCGACGGCTCGCGCGTCGAGGTCCTCGGCGGCCTCCACGGCGACGCCCCGACGGCCTGGGTTCCAGTCACGATCGTCGAGCGGACCGCCGTCGACGAATGGACAGTCGAGTTCGACGACGGCGACCAGGCCTGCCGCGATCACCACGAGCTGCGGCCCTACTCTCAGGGCCTGTGACCGACGCCGCCGAACAGAAGCTCACCCTGTACGCCACCGTGCAGGAGATCCCGCCAGACCACGCGGCGGCTACACCCTCGGCCGAGACGAGCTGACCGTCGAGGACATCGACTACGACCAGGCGCTCGAGGCCGCCTGCCGGCGCGTTCCCGAGGGCTGGCGGATCATCGCCCTCCGAGTCGAGCGAGAGCCAGTCCCCGC
Above is a genomic segment from Nocardioides aromaticivorans containing:
- a CDS encoding tudor domain-containing protein codes for the protein MPTEANYVAGLALSWARNDPLEQWINAAPRGGATPLEETISEYLGSHNPFADGSRVEVLGGLHGDAPTAWVPVTIVERTAVDEWTVEFDDGDQACRDHHELRPYSQGL